A section of the Prochlorococcus sp. MIT 1341 genome encodes:
- the thyX gene encoding FAD-dependent thymidylate synthase encodes MARVELIAITPDAEKTMAYIARVSNPKNQENKDYSGLLKYCIKNEHWSVFEQAYMTIKIETSRGIAAQVLRHRSFTFQEFSQRYADSTQLGEIPIPDLRRQDVKNRQNSTDDLSLETTELFREKIKTHFQNSLEIYEAMLAAGVAKECARFVLPLATPTKIYMSGSCRSWIHYIKLRSGHGTQKEHMDIANECKKIFSSNFPTVSKALEWV; translated from the coding sequence ATGGCCCGCGTTGAACTTATAGCCATAACTCCAGACGCAGAAAAAACTATGGCATATATTGCCAGAGTTAGCAATCCCAAAAACCAAGAAAACAAAGATTATTCAGGACTATTAAAATATTGCATAAAAAATGAACATTGGAGTGTTTTTGAGCAGGCTTATATGACAATCAAAATCGAAACAAGTAGAGGAATCGCAGCACAAGTCTTAAGGCATAGATCATTTACCTTTCAAGAGTTTTCTCAAAGATATGCTGACAGTACGCAGTTAGGTGAAATACCGATTCCTGATCTCCGCCGCCAAGATGTAAAGAATAGGCAAAACTCAACTGACGACCTATCTCTTGAGACAACTGAACTATTTAGAGAAAAAATAAAAACTCACTTTCAAAATTCACTTGAAATTTATGAAGCAATGCTTGCCGCTGGGGTAGCGAAAGAATGCGCTCGTTTTGTACTCCCCTTGGCGACTCCAACAAAAATATATATGTCTGGGTCATGTCGCTCTTGGATTCATTACATCAAATTACGTTCTGGGCATGGCACACAAAAAGAACATATGGATATTGCGAATGAATGTAAGAAGATTTTCTCGAGTAATTTTCCAACAGTATCAAAAGCTCTGGAATGGGTTTAA
- the dcd gene encoding dCTP deaminase, which produces MLKNDRWITEQATAGMLVPFQKGLVRHLEPTKSQKPVLSFGCSSYGYDLRLSSKEFLIFRHVPGTVMNPKRFNPANLESTPLQTDEDGEYFILPAHSYGLGVALEKMKVPSNITVVCLGKSTYARLGIIVNTTPAEASWEGHLTLEFSNSSGADCRIYANEGICQLLFFEGDPCETTYSDRKGKYQHQPEKVTLAKI; this is translated from the coding sequence ATGCTTAAAAACGACCGTTGGATTACTGAACAAGCAACCGCAGGAATGCTTGTTCCCTTTCAAAAAGGACTTGTTAGGCATCTAGAGCCGACTAAAAGCCAAAAACCTGTATTGAGCTTTGGTTGCTCTTCTTATGGCTATGACCTTCGTCTTTCCTCAAAAGAATTCTTGATATTCCGACACGTACCTGGAACAGTTATGAACCCAAAAAGATTCAATCCCGCAAATCTGGAATCAACTCCCCTGCAAACAGACGAAGACGGAGAATATTTCATACTTCCAGCACATTCCTATGGATTGGGCGTGGCTTTAGAAAAGATGAAAGTTCCATCTAACATTACGGTTGTTTGCTTAGGTAAAAGTACATACGCGCGACTTGGAATCATTGTCAACACAACACCAGCTGAAGCCAGTTGGGAAGGGCACTTAACCCTAGAATTTAGTAATAGTTCAGGAGCAGACTGCAGGATCTACGCTAACGAAGGAATCTGCCAACTCCTCTTTTTTGAAGGCGACCCTTGCGAAACAACGTATAGCGATAGGAAAGGCAAATATCAACATCAGCCTGAAAAGGTTACTCTTGCAAAGATCTAG
- the glmM gene encoding phosphoglucosamine mutase: protein MDEADNYPLKPKQGKINISFGTDGIRGPIGTVLTPSLALELGFLTGEVLNGDAPILIGMDSRTSGPMLASALAAGIIASGKDVWEIGLCTTPAIPCLIKKFGLSGGLMISASHNPPGDNGIKIFGCDGNKLDYSSQKIIENGINTEYKNSSGSNYRKSGKTTKRPELVQSYCQTLLNLFEPYRLDGIRIVLDLCWGSATSCALELFQNLGADVTVINGEPNGELINVDCGSTNLAQLRAAVLKENAAMGFAFDGDADRMLALDERGRLIDGDHILYLWGSELKKQRKLPGNKLVATVMSNLAFEQAWKTNGGVLERTPVGDQHVHKAMIQNGAGLGGEQSGHILCTENGLSGDGLFSALKMATLSVKRGLSLADWRDESFKPFPQKLVNIHIQNSCVRKSWNNCEPLNEAISNAEEQMGADGRVLVRASGTEPLLRLMVEASNQDTVDSWTSELADLADQHLNAA from the coding sequence ATGGACGAAGCTGACAACTATCCCTTGAAACCAAAGCAAGGGAAAATAAATATCAGCTTCGGTACCGATGGTATAAGGGGTCCCATAGGGACTGTATTAACTCCGTCTCTAGCACTTGAGCTTGGTTTCCTTACTGGGGAAGTTCTCAATGGAGATGCTCCCATACTGATTGGGATGGACTCTCGAACGAGTGGACCTATGCTTGCATCAGCACTTGCAGCAGGAATAATTGCTTCAGGTAAGGACGTTTGGGAGATAGGTCTATGCACAACACCTGCGATCCCTTGCCTAATTAAGAAATTTGGGCTTTCAGGAGGGTTGATGATTTCAGCTAGTCATAATCCACCTGGAGACAATGGGATCAAAATATTTGGTTGCGACGGAAACAAACTTGACTACAGCAGTCAAAAAATTATTGAGAATGGGATAAATACTGAATATAAGAATTCTTCTGGCTCTAACTACCGGAAATCAGGCAAAACAACTAAGCGTCCTGAGCTAGTTCAAAGCTATTGCCAAACACTATTAAATTTGTTTGAGCCATACAGGCTCGATGGAATCCGAATTGTGCTTGACCTCTGTTGGGGGTCAGCAACATCATGTGCCCTAGAACTATTTCAAAATCTAGGTGCTGATGTAACTGTTATTAATGGTGAGCCCAATGGAGAGCTCATCAATGTTGATTGTGGTTCTACAAATCTTGCACAACTTCGAGCTGCTGTACTGAAAGAAAACGCTGCAATGGGTTTTGCTTTTGATGGGGATGCAGACAGGATGCTTGCATTAGATGAAAGAGGAAGGTTGATAGATGGCGATCATATCCTCTACTTATGGGGCTCTGAATTAAAAAAACAGCGCAAGCTTCCTGGCAACAAACTTGTCGCAACAGTAATGTCAAACTTAGCTTTTGAACAAGCATGGAAAACAAACGGAGGAGTACTCGAGCGCACACCAGTAGGGGATCAACATGTCCATAAAGCAATGATTCAAAACGGAGCAGGATTAGGTGGTGAGCAATCAGGCCACATCCTCTGTACAGAGAATGGGCTCTCAGGTGACGGTCTCTTCTCTGCTCTCAAAATGGCAACGCTTAGTGTTAAAAGAGGACTATCACTAGCAGATTGGCGTGATGAAAGTTTCAAACCTTTCCCTCAGAAGCTTGTGAACATTCATATACAGAACAGTTGTGTTCGCAAGAGTTGGAATAATTGTGAACCCTTAAATGAGGCGATATCAAATGCAGAAGAACAAATGGGTGCTGATGGAAGAGTATTAGTAAGAGCTAGCGGTACAGAACCCTTACTTAGGTTAATGGTTGAAGCATCTAATCAAGATACTGTTGATTCCTGGACATCTGAACTTGCAGATCTTGCAGACCAACATCTAAATGCCGCCTAA
- a CDS encoding thioredoxin domain-containing protein — protein sequence MKSHQTATNLSLMERFVLASVAIILGVLLFFLKGQVSTDATLSNLADRSLDPEVALSNGRPTIFEFYADWCEACQEMSSDMLELEAQNLNKLDLVLLNVDNPRWLDLIEKYNVKGIPQLNFFSSEGKLLGASIGIRSFSELKVVAKALIMEETLPNLLNSEELKHSSFELATSRSNENSSKPMSHS from the coding sequence ATGAAGTCTCATCAGACCGCCACCAACCTGAGCCTTATGGAGAGATTTGTCTTGGCCTCTGTAGCGATAATTTTAGGAGTTCTTTTGTTCTTCCTAAAGGGACAAGTCAGCACAGATGCGACACTTTCTAATCTAGCGGATCGGTCTTTAGACCCTGAGGTGGCTTTGTCGAATGGTAGACCTACAATTTTTGAATTCTATGCTGATTGGTGTGAAGCTTGCCAAGAAATGTCATCAGATATGCTTGAATTAGAGGCCCAGAATCTTAACAAGCTAGATTTAGTACTTTTAAATGTTGATAATCCACGCTGGCTCGATTTGATTGAAAAATATAATGTTAAGGGCATACCCCAGTTAAACTTCTTTAGCTCTGAAGGGAAACTGTTGGGAGCATCAATTGGAATTAGATCTTTTTCTGAATTAAAAGTCGTAGCTAAAGCATTAATTATGGAAGAAACTTTACCAAACCTGCTTAATTCAGAAGAGTTGAAGCACTCTTCATTTGAGCTTGCTACCTCAAGATCAAATGAGAATAGCTCTAAACCTATGAGCCATTCATGA
- the rph gene encoding ribonuclease PH, whose protein sequence is MPITTDKRSDGRSPSDLRPFKVTWEPMGFALSSLIVQSGKTSVICSISLNENIPKWREGDGKGWLSAEYRLLPGSTPQRQTREFLKLSGRTQEIQRLIGRSLRSVLDMKVLGERTLLVDCDVIQADAGTRTTAITGAWMALYRAGEILTRQGVLQRNPVVRQVAAVSVGLLDGEGFLDLNYSEDANADVDFNVVMSPGGHLLECQGTAERASFTRPQLNGLLDMAEVGLESLFASQKASLEH, encoded by the coding sequence ATGCCTATCACTACTGACAAAAGATCGGATGGTCGTTCACCTTCGGATTTGCGACCTTTCAAAGTGACATGGGAACCAATGGGCTTTGCTCTGAGCTCATTGATAGTTCAATCAGGTAAAACCTCTGTAATTTGCAGCATTAGCCTGAATGAGAACATTCCAAAATGGAGAGAAGGGGACGGAAAAGGATGGTTAAGTGCCGAATATCGTCTCTTGCCCGGATCAACTCCCCAAAGGCAGACCCGAGAGTTTTTGAAGTTGTCAGGAAGAACACAAGAGATTCAGCGACTTATAGGAAGAAGTTTGCGATCTGTTTTGGATATGAAAGTATTAGGGGAAAGGACTTTGTTGGTTGATTGTGATGTGATACAGGCTGATGCGGGGACTCGAACGACTGCAATTACTGGTGCCTGGATGGCTTTATACCGTGCTGGTGAGATCTTGACTCGGCAAGGTGTATTACAAAGGAACCCTGTAGTTAGACAGGTAGCAGCGGTGTCAGTTGGTTTGTTGGATGGAGAAGGGTTTTTGGATCTAAATTATTCTGAGGATGCAAATGCAGATGTAGATTTCAATGTAGTTATGTCCCCGGGTGGTCACCTTCTGGAATGTCAAGGAACTGCTGAGAGAGCTTCCTTTACTAGACCTCAGCTAAATGGCTTGTTAGATATGGCAGAAGTGGGCCTGGAAAGTTTGTTTGCTTCCCAGAAAGCATCATTAGAGCATTAA
- a CDS encoding cob(I)yrinic acid a,c-diamide adenosyltransferase — MSACPNLNDGLRTHRPSPSPALESLDLKSHQDRFKAVPLHLVKPEGQLHIHTAPYRGSFSMVLSTAIRTAGLGSRVMIAQFLKGGVNQGPEGSIDLCGKLSWIRPAIERCIPMQSPTNKRRSHSEPETKAVQTIWEICRKHLLKGDLDQLVLDEIGLAISLGYLNNEIVMEALEQRPRTMDIILTGPSIPEPIMTMADQITELRFGI; from the coding sequence ATGTCCGCATGTCCCAATCTCAATGATGGTCTTCGTACACACCGACCAAGCCCTTCTCCAGCCCTGGAAAGTCTTGATCTTAAAAGCCATCAAGATAGATTCAAAGCAGTCCCCCTCCATCTAGTAAAACCAGAAGGACAACTTCACATCCACACAGCTCCATACCGAGGAAGCTTTTCGATGGTTCTAAGTACAGCAATAAGAACTGCAGGACTAGGGAGTCGCGTAATGATTGCCCAATTCTTAAAAGGTGGGGTCAACCAAGGCCCTGAAGGATCTATAGATCTTTGCGGAAAGCTCTCATGGATAAGGCCTGCAATCGAACGCTGTATCCCGATGCAATCCCCCACAAACAAAAGGCGAAGCCACTCCGAACCTGAGACGAAAGCAGTCCAAACAATATGGGAAATCTGCAGAAAACACTTATTAAAAGGCGATCTCGATCAACTGGTTCTGGACGAAATCGGCCTAGCCATCTCGTTGGGGTATCTAAATAATGAGATTGTGATGGAAGCTCTAGAGCAACGTCCTAGAACGATGGATATCATCCTCACTGGACCATCCATCCCTGAGCCAATCATGACGATGGCAGATCAAATTACCGAATTGCGCTTTGGAATCTAA
- a CDS encoding lytic transglycosylase domain-containing protein, with the protein MRGPLEHPFKALAAIVFLTLLTILGGQALVRSFQEKLNPNLSSSQLWEKYRWSLDPTQRRHAALLLVAASGDSPQRQYTLLKSQGWGKNPLAAIVLKKHAETARKLGGEPLAKVFWLELFRRFPLSPISADAYYILGRDEIDFRKKIMQLYPAHPASLAAALELKGQVANPYQGVKHLARWGVRWHGAEQLFRKTCDEFSGKLHLEKERELLANALAQLGDGLAAWKCLKEPPSKPAITFLIAKSLVQGDELNKELAKTLLKKLFVNHPNSKESIAGLKLLLRLKRLSVDEVAGLPSGLTNAAKSIAMANDRLSIDKKPLEGFQDWRDDSELWELHWELARQALLLEDWDKAQSLLSSFRYKNLPETILVRIKFWEGLIQFKKGKTFLANNIWVELIENHPPSYYTWRAHQRLGHITFPKLREIEPSNYLFSPISWTPLFSKDNLVNLLWRLGLEKTAWETWRALYFSEVDQLNHDFSETLVEARLRIAVGDSWMGLAMLSELAFEKTFVDCFQRNIFHRSQYPYRFMQEVSDAFKQTGVRPELLLAIANQESRFSPGVESSQGAIGLMQLMPLTAQKYIDSSFQGKYLAEPSINLEIGGHHLAALLEIWEGNPFLVLASYNAGSSIVYSWLSEEAYLDPELWVERIPYPETRFYTKKVLGNLWSYLTPDWTACRVKVD; encoded by the coding sequence GTGAGAGGGCCTCTTGAACATCCATTTAAAGCGTTAGCAGCTATTGTCTTTCTGACTTTGTTAACCATCTTGGGAGGTCAGGCTCTTGTTAGATCTTTTCAGGAAAAGTTAAACCCTAATCTATCAAGTTCTCAATTATGGGAGAAATATAGGTGGTCCCTTGATCCTACCCAGCGGAGACATGCTGCATTACTCCTGGTTGCAGCTTCAGGAGATTCTCCACAAAGGCAATACACACTCTTGAAATCTCAAGGGTGGGGGAAGAATCCTTTGGCAGCTATTGTTTTAAAAAAACATGCAGAAACTGCAAGAAAGCTTGGTGGGGAACCTTTGGCAAAGGTTTTTTGGCTAGAACTTTTTAGAAGATTTCCTTTGTCGCCCATTAGTGCTGATGCTTATTACATTCTTGGTCGGGATGAGATAGATTTTCGTAAGAAAATAATGCAGCTCTACCCAGCCCATCCTGCTTCATTGGCAGCTGCATTGGAACTTAAAGGACAGGTTGCTAATCCTTATCAAGGTGTTAAACATTTAGCGAGATGGGGTGTTCGTTGGCATGGCGCTGAACAATTATTTAGGAAAACTTGTGATGAATTCTCAGGAAAACTTCATTTAGAAAAGGAACGTGAATTATTAGCCAATGCTCTCGCTCAGTTAGGTGATGGATTGGCAGCATGGAAATGCCTGAAAGAACCACCTAGTAAGCCAGCAATTACTTTTCTGATAGCGAAAAGTCTTGTTCAGGGCGATGAATTGAATAAAGAGTTAGCTAAGACCCTTTTAAAGAAGTTGTTTGTTAATCATCCAAATTCTAAAGAAAGTATCGCTGGGTTGAAGCTTCTTTTACGCTTGAAAAGATTATCAGTTGATGAGGTGGCTGGGTTGCCATCAGGCTTGACGAATGCTGCTAAAAGCATTGCAATGGCGAATGATCGATTGTCAATTGATAAAAAACCATTAGAAGGCTTTCAGGATTGGCGAGATGACTCTGAATTATGGGAATTGCACTGGGAATTAGCTCGTCAGGCGTTGCTATTAGAAGACTGGGATAAAGCTCAGTCTCTGCTGTCAAGTTTTCGCTATAAAAACCTCCCAGAAACAATTTTGGTAAGAATTAAGTTTTGGGAAGGTCTAATTCAGTTCAAAAAAGGTAAAACTTTTTTAGCGAACAATATATGGGTTGAATTAATTGAGAACCATCCGCCCAGTTATTACACCTGGAGAGCCCATCAACGGCTCGGACATATCACTTTCCCAAAGTTAAGAGAAATAGAGCCTTCTAATTATCTATTCTCACCAATCTCTTGGACTCCATTATTTAGTAAAGATAATTTAGTAAATCTTCTTTGGCGACTTGGGCTCGAAAAGACTGCTTGGGAAACTTGGCGTGCCTTATATTTTTCAGAAGTTGATCAGTTAAATCATGACTTTAGTGAAACTCTTGTAGAAGCCAGATTGAGGATAGCTGTTGGTGATTCTTGGATGGGCTTGGCAATGTTGTCCGAGTTGGCTTTTGAAAAAACTTTTGTGGATTGTTTTCAAAGAAATATTTTTCATAGAAGTCAATATCCCTATAGGTTTATGCAGGAAGTCAGTGATGCTTTTAAGCAAACGGGGGTTCGACCCGAATTGCTTTTAGCTATTGCCAACCAGGAGTCCCGATTCTCTCCTGGAGTTGAGTCATCACAAGGAGCAATAGGCTTAATGCAATTAATGCCTTTAACGGCTCAGAAATATATAGATTCCTCTTTCCAGGGCAAATATCTTGCTGAACCTTCTATCAATCTTGAAATAGGAGGTCACCATTTGGCAGCTCTACTTGAGATTTGGGAAGGTAATCCCTTTCTTGTTTTGGCAAGTTACAACGCTGGTTCATCGATCGTATACAGTTGGCTTTCAGAGGAAGCATATTTGGACCCGGAATTATGGGTAGAACGAATTCCATACCCTGAAACACGTTTTTATACTAAGAAAGTACTCGGGAATTTATGGAGTTATTTAACCCCCGACTGGACAGCTTGTCGGGTAAAGGTAGATTGA